The Primulina eburnea isolate SZY01 chromosome 13, ASM2296580v1, whole genome shotgun sequence genome includes a region encoding these proteins:
- the LOC140809035 gene encoding uncharacterized protein isoform X1 produces the protein MDIEEDIKALQLDSSEDTIVADKEDEKHDVEINPEVDKGLASATCTNSKPLQEEHGDVYEVKEKEISAPAHIVDEVENKKRHLNVVFIGHVDAGKSTTGGQILFLSGQVDDRTIQKYEKEAKDKSRESWYMAYIMDTNEEERVKGKTVEVGRASFETETTRFTILDAPGHKSYVPNMISGASQADIGVLVISARKGEFETGYERGGQTREHVQLAKTLGVSKLLVVVNKMDEPTVIWSKERYDEIESKMLPFLKSSGYNVKKDVQFLPISGLMGTNMKTRVDRNVCPWWEGPCLFEALDGVEVPLRDPKGPFRMPIIDKFKDMGTVVMGKVESGSIREGDNMMIMPNKVLVKVLAIFCDEDKVSRAGPGENLRVRVSGIEEEEIISGFVLCSAAKQIAAVSDFVAQLQILELLDNAIFTAGYKAVLHIHAVVEECEIVELMQQIDPKTKKPMKRKPLFVKNGAVVVCRIQVNNLICIEKFSDFPQLGRFTLRTEGKTVAVGKVTALITAESA, from the exons ATGG ATATCGAGGAGGATATCAAGGCGTTGCAGCTTGATTCATCAG AAGATACGATTGTTGCTGACAAGGAAGATGAGAAACATGATGTAGAAATAAACCCGGAGGTGGATAAAG GTTTGGCCAGCGCAACGTGTACAAACTCCAAACCATTGCAAGAAGAGCATGGAGATGTGTATGAAG TCAAAGAGAAGGAAATTTCTGCTCCAGCGCATATTGTGGATGAGGTGGAGAATAAAAAAAGACATTTGAATGTTGTATTCATTGGCCATGTTG ATGCTGGCAAGTCGACAACTGGAGGGCAAATATTGTTTCTCAGTGGTCAAGTCGATGACCGAACTATCCAAAAGTATGAGAAAGAGGCAAAAGATAAAAGTAGAGAGAGTTG GTACATGGCTTATATCATGGACACGAATGAAGAGGAGAGAGTTAAG GGGAAAACAGTTGAAGTTGGTCGAGCTTCATTTGAAACGGAAACTACTAGATTTACGATATTGGATGCCCCG GGTCACAAAAGCTATGTACCTAACATGATCAGTGGAGCATCTCAAGCTGATATAGGTGTACTG GTGATTTCCGCCAGGAAGGGAGAATTTGAAACTGGTTATGAGAGAGGTGGACAGACACGCGAACATGTCCAATTAGCAAAGACTTTAGGTGTTTCGAAGCTTCTTGTTGTTGTGAACAAAATGGACGAGCCTACCGTGATCTGGTCAAAAGAGAG ATATGATGAGATTGAGTCAAAAATGTTACCATTTCTGAAGTCTTCAGGTTACAATGTGAAGAAAG ATGTACAATTTCTTCCTATATCTGGTCTCATGGGTACAAATATGAAAACAAGAGTGGACAGAAATGTATGCCCATGGTGGGAGGGTCCATGCCTTTTTGAAGCTCTTGATGGTGTTGAAGTTCCTTTACGTGATCCAAAAGGTCCATTCAG AATGCCCATCATTGACAAATTCAAGGACATGGGAACTGTTGTTATGGGCAAAGTTGAATCCGGGAGTATTCGTGAAGGCGATAATATGATGATCATGCCAAATAAG GTCCTGGTGAAAGTTCTCGCCATCTTCTGTGATGAAGATAAAGTAAGTCGAGCAGGACCTGGTGAAAATTTGCGAGTCAGGGTTTCTGGGATTGAGGAAGAGGAAATCATTTCTGGGTTTGTCTTATGCAGCGCGG CGAAGCAAATAGCTGCTGTTTCTGACTTTGTTGCCCAGTTGCAGATTCTGGAGTTACTCGACAAT GCAATTTTTACTGCTGGATACAAGGCTGTTTTGCACATCCATGCAGTCGTGGAGGAGTGTGAGATTGTTGAGTTGATGCAACAGATTGATCCCAAAACTAAAAAACCTATGAAAAGAAAACCGCTCTTCGTGAAGAATGGTGCAGTTGTTGTATGCCGCATTCAG GTGAATAACTTGATATGCATTGAAAAATTCTCCGATTTTCCTCAACTTGGACGGTTCACTCTTCGCACTGAAG GGAAAACTGTTGCTGTGGGTAAAGTAACTGCTCTTATCACGGCTGAGAGTGCATAA
- the LOC140809035 gene encoding uncharacterized protein isoform X2, translated as MDIEEDIKALQLDSSDTIVADKEDEKHDVEINPEVDKGLASATCTNSKPLQEEHGDVYEVKEKEISAPAHIVDEVENKKRHLNVVFIGHVDAGKSTTGGQILFLSGQVDDRTIQKYEKEAKDKSRESWYMAYIMDTNEEERVKGKTVEVGRASFETETTRFTILDAPGHKSYVPNMISGASQADIGVLVISARKGEFETGYERGGQTREHVQLAKTLGVSKLLVVVNKMDEPTVIWSKERYDEIESKMLPFLKSSGYNVKKDVQFLPISGLMGTNMKTRVDRNVCPWWEGPCLFEALDGVEVPLRDPKGPFRMPIIDKFKDMGTVVMGKVESGSIREGDNMMIMPNKVLVKVLAIFCDEDKVSRAGPGENLRVRVSGIEEEEIISGFVLCSAAKQIAAVSDFVAQLQILELLDNAIFTAGYKAVLHIHAVVEECEIVELMQQIDPKTKKPMKRKPLFVKNGAVVVCRIQVNNLICIEKFSDFPQLGRFTLRTEGKTVAVGKVTALITAESA; from the exons ATGG ATATCGAGGAGGATATCAAGGCGTTGCAGCTTGATTCATCAG ATACGATTGTTGCTGACAAGGAAGATGAGAAACATGATGTAGAAATAAACCCGGAGGTGGATAAAG GTTTGGCCAGCGCAACGTGTACAAACTCCAAACCATTGCAAGAAGAGCATGGAGATGTGTATGAAG TCAAAGAGAAGGAAATTTCTGCTCCAGCGCATATTGTGGATGAGGTGGAGAATAAAAAAAGACATTTGAATGTTGTATTCATTGGCCATGTTG ATGCTGGCAAGTCGACAACTGGAGGGCAAATATTGTTTCTCAGTGGTCAAGTCGATGACCGAACTATCCAAAAGTATGAGAAAGAGGCAAAAGATAAAAGTAGAGAGAGTTG GTACATGGCTTATATCATGGACACGAATGAAGAGGAGAGAGTTAAG GGGAAAACAGTTGAAGTTGGTCGAGCTTCATTTGAAACGGAAACTACTAGATTTACGATATTGGATGCCCCG GGTCACAAAAGCTATGTACCTAACATGATCAGTGGAGCATCTCAAGCTGATATAGGTGTACTG GTGATTTCCGCCAGGAAGGGAGAATTTGAAACTGGTTATGAGAGAGGTGGACAGACACGCGAACATGTCCAATTAGCAAAGACTTTAGGTGTTTCGAAGCTTCTTGTTGTTGTGAACAAAATGGACGAGCCTACCGTGATCTGGTCAAAAGAGAG ATATGATGAGATTGAGTCAAAAATGTTACCATTTCTGAAGTCTTCAGGTTACAATGTGAAGAAAG ATGTACAATTTCTTCCTATATCTGGTCTCATGGGTACAAATATGAAAACAAGAGTGGACAGAAATGTATGCCCATGGTGGGAGGGTCCATGCCTTTTTGAAGCTCTTGATGGTGTTGAAGTTCCTTTACGTGATCCAAAAGGTCCATTCAG AATGCCCATCATTGACAAATTCAAGGACATGGGAACTGTTGTTATGGGCAAAGTTGAATCCGGGAGTATTCGTGAAGGCGATAATATGATGATCATGCCAAATAAG GTCCTGGTGAAAGTTCTCGCCATCTTCTGTGATGAAGATAAAGTAAGTCGAGCAGGACCTGGTGAAAATTTGCGAGTCAGGGTTTCTGGGATTGAGGAAGAGGAAATCATTTCTGGGTTTGTCTTATGCAGCGCGG CGAAGCAAATAGCTGCTGTTTCTGACTTTGTTGCCCAGTTGCAGATTCTGGAGTTACTCGACAAT GCAATTTTTACTGCTGGATACAAGGCTGTTTTGCACATCCATGCAGTCGTGGAGGAGTGTGAGATTGTTGAGTTGATGCAACAGATTGATCCCAAAACTAAAAAACCTATGAAAAGAAAACCGCTCTTCGTGAAGAATGGTGCAGTTGTTGTATGCCGCATTCAG GTGAATAACTTGATATGCATTGAAAAATTCTCCGATTTTCCTCAACTTGGACGGTTCACTCTTCGCACTGAAG GGAAAACTGTTGCTGTGGGTAAAGTAACTGCTCTTATCACGGCTGAGAGTGCATAA